A stretch of Sulfurimonas xiamenensis DNA encodes these proteins:
- a CDS encoding pyruvate kinase, translating to MNTAQTKYKNGLNQAFLSELLENLLELKEKLNYGIDPQIKNVSLLNMKQYLNLRKYDYSLLQDNLTRVGLSSFGRSQAHIEASVIVALRMLSLALDRELELGDAYMSYEDSHAIMDKNATLFSNSDDKTKIMITVDSNYEEDKDYFSNLSREGVHLFRINTAHDNPKAWKDMAKSIKNAQSEDKELKVYVDLAGPKIRTSLREADRDKKIKVFYNEYVLIQSSLSQAFHDKKNRYSAIIGCTLEKLGSITSVGDHVFIDDGKIQMVIEEIEGEDIVCRVLTNSKKGSKIKDEKGINLPNSDISLAAISEHDKEILPFICEYADIIGISFVQGADDVRMLIEELERLGKKDKIGIVAKIETKKGVQNLPSILEALIEYERAAIMIARGDLAIEIGFENLAYIQEEILDLCTAAHIPVILATQVLESKMKTNLPSRAEISDVSFAHKAECVMLNKGEYALETIKILRTILLQMDMVFRKNKLLYNHSFEWK from the coding sequence ATGAACACAGCGCAGACAAAATATAAAAATGGTTTAAATCAGGCTTTTTTATCAGAGTTGCTTGAGAATTTGCTTGAGCTTAAAGAGAAACTTAACTATGGTATAGATCCGCAGATAAAAAATGTTTCTCTATTAAATATGAAGCAGTATCTCAACCTTAGAAAATATGACTACTCACTGCTTCAAGACAACTTGACAAGAGTGGGTCTCTCCTCTTTTGGTCGTTCACAAGCACATATAGAAGCAAGCGTTATTGTCGCACTAAGAATGCTCTCTCTTGCACTCGATCGTGAACTTGAACTTGGCGATGCATATATGAGCTATGAAGATTCGCATGCAATTATGGATAAAAATGCTACACTTTTTTCTAATTCAGATGACAAAACAAAAATTATGATTACTGTTGATTCAAACTATGAGGAAGATAAGGATTACTTTAGCAACCTCTCACGCGAGGGAGTGCATCTTTTTCGTATTAATACCGCGCATGATAATCCTAAAGCATGGAAAGATATGGCAAAATCAATCAAAAATGCTCAATCAGAAGATAAAGAGCTTAAAGTATATGTAGATCTTGCAGGACCCAAAATAAGAACCTCTTTAAGAGAGGCGGATAGAGATAAAAAAATAAAAGTATTTTATAATGAATATGTCTTGATTCAGTCGTCTCTCTCACAAGCGTTTCATGACAAAAAAAATCGCTACAGCGCCATAATTGGCTGCACGCTTGAAAAGCTCGGCAGTATCACCTCTGTTGGGGATCATGTTTTTATCGATGATGGAAAAATCCAGATGGTCATAGAAGAGATAGAGGGTGAAGATATTGTGTGCCGCGTTCTTACAAACAGTAAAAAAGGCAGTAAAATAAAAGATGAGAAGGGGATCAATCTCCCAAACAGCGATATTTCTCTTGCTGCAATAAGCGAACATGACAAAGAGATACTCCCTTTTATTTGTGAATATGCAGATATCATAGGAATATCTTTTGTGCAAGGTGCAGATGATGTTCGAATGCTTATAGAAGAGCTTGAACGGTTGGGCAAAAAAGACAAAATTGGAATTGTTGCTAAAATAGAGACAAAAAAAGGGGTGCAAAATCTCCCCTCAATTCTTGAAGCCCTTATAGAGTATGAGCGTGCAGCCATTATGATAGCACGAGGTGATCTTGCTATAGAGATCGGGTTTGAGAATTTGGCATATATACAAGAGGAGATTCTTGATCTTTGCACTGCTGCGCATATTCCTGTAATACTTGCAACTCAAGTACTCGAGAGCAAGATGAAAACAAATCTTCCGAGTCGTGCTGAGATCTCTGATGTTTCATTTGCCCATAAAGCTGAATGTGTTATGCTCAATAAAGGGGAATATGCTCTTGAGACGATTAAGATTCTTAGGACAATTCTTCTGCAGATGGATATGGTTTTTCGTAAAAACAAACTACTTTACAACCATAGTTTTGAATGGAAATAG